The sequence below is a genomic window from Lepus europaeus isolate LE1 chromosome 20, mLepTim1.pri, whole genome shotgun sequence.
tgggaggtggggaaagTGTGGCAGGTCTCCCACCTTCACCCACTAAGTGCACTTGAGACAGGACCCTGGTGGTGGTGTGGGGGGTGctccagcccagggccctggaTGAGAGCCTGGGGCACAACTCCCAAGGGCTCCACCTGTTCCTCTCGGGGGTGGGGGCGTAGGTCAAGGTCAGAGCAAGACCAGCAGGAGcaagaccaggagcagcaccccAAGAAGCACCAGGATGGCACACCACTGCTGGCGATCTAGGATGGAAGAGGGGCGGAGTCACggcagggtgggtggggcagaGGCGGAGCCACCTGCTACCCGCCCCCTTCCAGGGCGGGCCCAAGTGACTCACCGCTCGTCATGTGGGACACCTTGGCCATCTTACGGAGGACGCCGTCCATGCGTGACTGGGTGTGGTCCATCTCATGGCCAAAGGCATCCAGCATACTGTCAAGACCACAGCGGTGTTCCAGGGCCCCCAAGCACACCGGCCCTGGGGGTACCCGCCCACCACTGGAGTCCCCTGCCTCACCCGCTctgctcctccagctcctccccGACGCGGCCGGACATGTGTTTTAGGACCCGGATGCTCCCGGACACCATGTCCAGCTGTTGGTCCTGTTGGTCCATGATCAGctgcggggaggggtgggggcgaggAGGAAGGGTGCCAGCTGTTTGCTGTCGGCAGGGaccgccccctctcccccacccctactcTGGGGGAGTCCCCTGGCCACTGGCACGCACCTGCTGCGTGGCCTGCTGCTCCTCAATGTAGCGAGAAGTGGCCGAGACCACGCTTGCGTCCAGCAGGTCGCTGGGTGACTTCTGGGCAGCTGGTTTGCCCACCAACATCTGCTGAGACATGTGGGTCACAGGTTCGGGGAGGGCCGGCCACCTCAGGGCAGGTCTGCACTGCGAGGGGAGCAGCATCTGGGGTGGGACAGCCAGAAGTCCTCACACCTGCCACCTACGGCACTAGCAAAGGGGACCCCAAGGCAGCCTTGTCATCGACCCTCAATTTTTTCATCTGAAAATGGGGAGACCTATAACTTTCCTGATCCTGGAGTGAGCATTTAATGAATGGAGCCATGGAAAAGGCttgggacagagacacagagagagatcttctatccacaggttcactccccaaatgtctcccTGCCCtcaacattcagggctgggccgggctgaagccaggagccaggaactcaatctgagtctcccacgtgggtgggtgggtgcagagatccaaagccttgagccatcccctgctggctcccagggcgcacattaggaGCGAGctggcctcccaggatgtgcttcAGCAGGAAGGCGGAGCCGGGAACGGACCCCAGGTTCTGCAACAGGGGAacccgtctgtgtgtgtgtgtgtgtgtgtaacttcgATTTCCATTTTTTCCCGCGAACATAAGCATGATTGCATTGTTTAGGGAACAATAACAGGGGAAAAACCAACGCCCAGGGATTCAGATGGGCATACAGTAAGGATGCCGTAcctctctgtttttcctctcCATGAAGGCTACAGAGGCCGGGCTCACAATATGGTCCTTCATTTCCTGGGAGGGGGACGAGGATGGTGGTATTAGGGAGGAAAGACACTCCGACTTCTGCacgctccccaccccacccccaacaaccGGGCCCTCTGCGCACCTGCACCGCCTCCCGCATCCGCTCCACAAATTCCTTTCTCTCCTGCAGATCCCCAGCGGGCAGCTTGAACTTGCCCGGGTTGGCTTCCACGATTCGTGGGCTGGGAGTCAAGGGTCAAGGCCAGGGCCAGAGGCgaaccccctccacccccaggggGATCCGGCCTCTcagtgcccaccccccacccccgacccggGCAGCGCCAGCGCGTTCGAAGCCCTCCCAGAGGATATCGATGGTCTCTTCCAGGTCCTCGAGGTCCCATTCGATGCTGCGCAGGCCATTTCGCAGCTCATTGgccgtccagtccagctcctcgCGGCCGCCCGCGCCGCCTTCCTGGAGGAGCTCGCACCAGCGCTGGTGCAGCCCGCGGGCCGTGTTCACCGCCTTCTGCACCTCGCTGCGGGCGGGGGCACAGCAGCAGCGCGGCTGGGGGCAGGCGGACCCAATCGCGTCGCCCCCGAACGACCCTGTGGCTCCAgagacccccaccaccacccccagacCCTCCCAGAGACCCCAGCCCCGACGGCCAGCGCGCGCACCGatcgccctcccccgccccgtcgCTGTCACTCACCCTCGCACTACAAAGAATGGATCTTCGAGAGACATgtccgcccccctcccccaggaggccGCAGCCCCTCCGGGCCGGGGCTCGCGAGCCACTTGGTTGCCTCGcagcccaggaggaagcgccgccacccccgcccccggtTCGGCACCATCGAGAGCGGGACCTCCAGGGGAGAGAGAGGCCCGAAACGAGGAAACTTCCGTTCCCGTCGCCGCCATTTTGGGTGTGGGCGAAGGCCACACTTCCGATCCGCATGTCCCGCCTTCTCACGTCAATGTGCCATTGAAGAGGCGGGAGGGTTTCGCAGTCTAAGTGAGCTGTTTGCTTTTGAGGCAGTGTAAATAATAATAGTCTGGGATTCCAGCTGAGAAAGTGTGGGGGGTCAGTGGGTTCCCGGAGCGGGCACCCCCGGAGCCCGCCCCGGGGCGTCCGTCCCAGCCCAGGGTCCCCAGCAGCAGGTGTGGGAAGGGGTGCGGGCACTTTAGCGGCGCTCTTCCTGCAGggcgtgggtgggtggggggagagctcGCGAGGTCGTGTGGGGGCGGAGGGACCGCGTGAGGAGACCCCTGGGGCGGGTGTGGTGTCACCTGGGCGCGCGAGCCTGGGGGCGGCCCCTGAGGAGGCACCAGCGCCCCGGTGCGTGGTCCCCGGGAAATCGGAGGTGGGGGGCCGGGTCTCCCTTCTCGGGAAGGTGTGCGGGATGTCTCCGGGAGTCGCCCGTGGTGTGGGGCAGAGTCGCCGCCGGGTGCGGCCTGCAGACGGGGCTtctgggctggggggcaggggcgggatCGGTGAACGAAGAGGTGATTTTAGGGGGGGTCCTTTCAGGGTCGCCGCCGTCGGGGGGCTCCGTCAGTGAGAGCCCGCGCGGGCGGGGTGCTTGCCCGGAGGGGCGTCGCTCCTTCCTGGCCCCCACGAGGGAAG
It includes:
- the STX10 gene encoding syntaxin-10 isoform X1 encodes the protein MSLEDPFFVVRGEVQKAVNTARGLHQRWCELLQEGGAGGREELDWTANELRNGLRSIEWDLEDLEETIGIVEANPGKFKLPAGDLQERKEFVERMREAVQEMKDHIVSPASVAFMERKNREQMLVGKPAAQKSPSDLLDASVVSATSRYIEEQQATQQLIMDQQDQQLDMVSGSIRVLKHMSGRVGEELEEQSGMLDAFGHEMDHTQSRMDGVLRKMAKVSHMTSDRQQWCAILVLLGVLLLVLLLLVLL
- the STX10 gene encoding syntaxin-10 isoform X2, which gives rise to MSLEDPFFVVRGEVQKAVNTARGLHQRWCELLQEGGAGGREELDWTANELRNGLRSIEWDLEDLEETIGIVEANPGKFKLPAGDLQERKEFVERMREAVQEMKDHIVSPASVAFMERKNREMLVGKPAAQKSPSDLLDASVVSATSRYIEEQQATQQLIMDQQDQQLDMVSGSIRVLKHMSGRVGEELEEQSGMLDAFGHEMDHTQSRMDGVLRKMAKVSHMTSDRQQWCAILVLLGVLLLVLLLLVLL